From a single Nostoc edaphicum CCNP1411 genomic region:
- a CDS encoding ester cyclase: MSSIDNNNLPLWVQNRDTVLEYSQNIQWRYGKKPDYTRSNEKLASESKYNHPQGSLAALVQNLVRSFDVEANFKTNPAEWLTIVQDKFRMSTNGGTEYTVADLVQSGTYKLLIGNTQYYRASEENFETSTNLFHTAFPDGFLWEVVEIYSAPPTITFKWRHWGYFQGAYKDYAPTGQMIEVIGISVVHVTDDLKILSLEHYYDNNNFLDKLTSGGKLANLSQSKQAEGGIQPPGSLYQKFWAFIKQIFTKRKELATTNLPASSCPFAALLR; the protein is encoded by the coding sequence ATGAGTTCAATTGACAACAATAATCTTCCCCTTTGGGTACAGAACAGAGATACAGTTCTGGAATATAGTCAGAATATTCAATGGCGCTATGGTAAAAAGCCAGACTACACTCGTTCTAATGAAAAGCTAGCCAGTGAAAGTAAATACAATCACCCTCAAGGTTCATTAGCAGCACTTGTACAAAATTTAGTACGAAGTTTTGATGTTGAAGCAAATTTCAAAACCAATCCTGCTGAATGGTTGACTATTGTCCAAGACAAGTTTCGCATGAGTACCAATGGTGGCACTGAATACACAGTTGCAGATTTAGTCCAATCAGGTACTTATAAACTGTTGATTGGTAATACACAATATTATCGAGCTTCTGAGGAAAATTTTGAAACCTCAACCAATCTATTTCATACAGCATTTCCTGATGGTTTCTTGTGGGAAGTAGTGGAAATTTATTCAGCACCACCAACCATTACTTTCAAATGGCGACACTGGGGATATTTTCAAGGTGCATATAAAGATTATGCACCTACTGGCCAGATGATTGAGGTTATTGGCATCAGTGTCGTTCATGTCACAGATGATCTCAAAATTTTGTCTTTAGAACACTATTACGACAATAATAACTTTCTAGACAAATTGACATCTGGTGGCAAATTAGCAAATTTGTCTCAGTCAAAACAAGCAGAAGGCGGAATACAACCTCCTGGTTCTCTATATCAAAAGTTCTGGGCTTTCATCAAGCAAATTTTCACAAAAAGAAAAGAACTCGCAACTACAAACTTAC
- a CDS encoding NB-ARC domain-containing protein has product MNQQQSRSKRGVILTTLGWQRLQEAQRNWENEKNFGVAYTIEALSDRTGLDPSTVSKVTDREAGVDRRTLERFFRAFDLELHKSDYAKPEVVSVKQQEIITCSNQNWGEAPDVSVFYGRTQELRQLEKWIISDRCRLITLIGLGGIGKTTLSVKLAQKLRKQFDYVIWQSLLNAPPLLEMLATLVQFLSNGEETDLSKNIPYRINRLLEYLRSSRCLVVIDNAESIFQGGNYAGLYREDYEGYGELFRQIGEVNHQSCLLLTSREKPQELAAIESSQGLVRSLQITGLTISEIQEIFRGKGVTGGTDADWEKLIINYAGNPLYFKIIATTVLDLFNGNISEFISQDPGVFGNIRLLMEQHFQRLTELEQSLIYWLAINREPVGITELKDDILDSSTTSKLLETIESLLRRSLIEKATPALITKHGNCFTLQPVVMEYVTMKFIDRVCQELVKRTDFSRDLENLSPNLSPARREALNSPPSLVGKGAGGLGSASSFPHDVKSQVKGEVSLFKSFALIKATSPDYVKDSQIRLILKPIINNLCLLLGKSNQITAQLTNILNQFRGQSPYITGYMAGNTINLLGQLSAKISNQDFSHLTIWQADLQNYILNHVNFENSNFAKSVFTETFGIIFGLAFSPDDALLATGSIDGEISLWRWRENQQLLNFQGHSNIVMSLAFSPDGQKLASTSVDRTVKLWDVATGQCLLTLPSNYGVIIGNIIFSRDGKKLFTCTEKQILFWDIETGNCVLAIEHSNRITSIAYEPQRHILASGCLDGTVNIWDVNTGKCLKTVQGESGAVLSIAFTSDSKLLASSVKAKIISIWDVNTSKPIQTLQEHSSYISLVAFSRDGQTLASSGSGNRTVNIWDIKTGRYLQTLAGHISAINSLTFSNFGNLVTGSVDRTVKLWDVVNGKCLKTWRGRTDFVNSVGFSSNGEIIVSGSQHTIALWNVTTGECIQAFYDYQDWLNCAALSPNRQILACGNIGNVNSIIRLWQVNQLGNFSQVPDKILQGHTDSIWSIAFSPDSKILASGSSDSTVKLWDCETGQCLFTFVGHTGAVLSVAFSPDGRTIASCSGHSTIKLWDLETGECYQNIKEPAGYIIAFSPNGHLLASANTMGIVKLWDIKTGECCTTFGRHGQAVISIAFSADGETLASGSKDGTVKLWDMKNGECIKTFLADIGSVWSLAFSPNGLLACGGNAETIKLYDPSTDNCLKTLKSDRPYEGINIKGVTGLTTAMIANLKALGAISL; this is encoded by the coding sequence ATGAATCAGCAGCAATCAAGAAGTAAACGCGGAGTCATACTAACAACATTAGGATGGCAGCGACTCCAAGAGGCGCAGCGAAACTGGGAGAATGAGAAAAATTTTGGTGTCGCTTATACTATTGAAGCCTTAAGCGATCGCACAGGGTTAGATCCATCCACAGTTTCTAAGGTGACGGATCGGGAAGCAGGGGTGGATAGGCGGACTTTAGAACGGTTTTTCAGGGCTTTTGATTTGGAATTGCACAAAAGCGATTATGCCAAGCCAGAAGTTGTATCGGTTAAGCAGCAAGAAATTATCACTTGCTCAAATCAAAATTGGGGTGAAGCCCCTGATGTGTCAGTATTCTATGGGCGCACGCAAGAATTACGGCAACTAGAAAAATGGATAATTAGCGATCGCTGTCGTTTAATTACACTCATTGGACTTGGTGGTATTGGTAAAACTACTTTGTCAGTCAAATTAGCTCAAAAACTGCGAAAACAGTTTGATTATGTAATATGGCAAAGTCTTCTCAATGCTCCGCCACTTTTAGAAATGCTAGCAACTCTAGTACAATTTTTGTCCAATGGCGAAGAAACAGATTTATCAAAAAACATTCCCTACAGAATTAATCGCCTACTTGAATATCTGCGTTCATCACGTTGTCTTGTAGTTATCGATAACGCCGAATCGATTTTTCAAGGTGGTAATTATGCAGGTTTATATCGGGAAGACTATGAAGGCTACGGCGAACTTTTTCGCCAGATAGGGGAAGTTAATCATCAAAGTTGCTTATTACTCACTTCACGAGAAAAGCCTCAAGAACTTGCAGCGATTGAAAGTAGTCAAGGACTGGTTCGTTCTTTACAAATTACGGGTTTGACAATCTCAGAAATCCAAGAAATTTTTAGAGGGAAAGGAGTTACAGGGGGTACAGATGCGGACTGGGAAAAATTAATTATTAACTATGCCGGGAATCCGCTTTATTTTAAAATAATTGCTACAACAGTTTTAGATTTATTTAATGGAAATATTTCTGAATTTATTTCTCAAGATCCAGGAGTATTTGGAAATATCCGCCTGTTAATGGAACAGCATTTTCAGCGTTTAACTGAATTAGAGCAATCATTAATATATTGGCTAGCTATCAATCGGGAGCCAGTTGGCATCACAGAATTAAAAGACGATATTTTAGACTCAAGCACCACATCAAAGCTATTAGAAACAATAGAATCTCTCTTAAGACGCTCTCTAATTGAAAAAGCTACACCTGCGCTGATTACCAAACATGGCAATTGCTTCACGCTACAACCAGTAGTTATGGAGTACGTAACTATGAAATTCATTGATCGAGTTTGTCAAGAGCTTGTCAAAAGAACTGACTTTTCACGGGATCTCGAAAACCTCTCTCCAAACCTCTCTCCTGCGAGGAGAGAGGCTTTGAATTCTCCCCCTTCCCTTGTAGGGAAGGGGGCTGGGGGGTTAGGTTCCGCCTCTTCTTTTCCACATGACGTGAAAAGTCAGGTCAAAGGAGAGGTTTCATTATTCAAAAGTTTTGCTTTAATCAAAGCGACATCACCTGATTATGTCAAAGATAGTCAAATTCGGCTGATTCTCAAACCTATTATCAATAATTTATGCTTGCTGCTAGGAAAATCCAACCAAATCACAGCACAACTTACTAATATTCTCAACCAATTTCGCGGACAGTCTCCTTACATAACTGGCTACATGGCAGGCAATACGATTAATCTACTTGGTCAGTTGTCAGCAAAAATCAGTAATCAAGATTTTTCTCATCTGACAATTTGGCAAGCTGACCTCCAGAATTATATATTAAATCATGTCAATTTTGAAAATAGTAATTTTGCTAAATCAGTTTTTACTGAAACCTTTGGTATTATTTTTGGTCTAGCATTTAGTCCCGACGATGCACTTTTAGCAACGGGAAGTATTGATGGTGAAATTTCCTTATGGCGATGGAGGGAGAATCAGCAACTTTTGAATTTCCAAGGGCATAGCAATATAGTAATGTCTCTTGCTTTTAGTCCAGATGGTCAAAAACTTGCTAGTACTAGTGTAGATAGAACTGTTAAATTGTGGGATGTTGCTACAGGTCAATGTCTATTAACCTTACCCTCAAATTATGGGGTGATAATTGGAAATATTATCTTTAGTCGAGACGGAAAAAAGCTTTTTACTTGTACAGAAAAGCAGATATTATTCTGGGATATTGAAACAGGTAATTGTGTCTTAGCTATCGAACACAGCAACCGAATTACTTCAATCGCCTACGAACCTCAACGTCATATTCTCGCTTCTGGTTGTTTAGATGGTACTGTAAATATCTGGGATGTGAATACTGGTAAATGTTTAAAAACTGTTCAGGGAGAAAGTGGAGCAGTTTTGTCAATCGCCTTTACTAGTGATAGTAAGCTTTTAGCTAGTAGTGTAAAAGCTAAAATTATCAGCATTTGGGATGTAAATACTAGCAAGCCTATTCAAACATTACAAGAACATAGTAGCTATATTTCATTGGTTGCTTTTAGCCGCGATGGTCAGACTTTAGCAAGTAGCGGCAGTGGCAATAGAACCGTAAATATTTGGGATATTAAAACTGGAAGATATCTGCAAACTTTAGCAGGACATATCTCAGCAATTAACAGTCTTACTTTTAGCAATTTTGGTAATTTAGTAACTGGCAGTGTAGACCGGACAGTTAAACTTTGGGATGTTGTGAATGGCAAATGTTTGAAAACTTGGCGGGGACGGACTGACTTTGTAAATTCAGTGGGATTTAGTAGTAATGGTGAAATTATTGTTAGCGGTAGTCAACATACTATTGCCCTTTGGAATGTGACTACAGGTGAGTGTATCCAAGCCTTTTATGATTATCAAGATTGGCTTAATTGTGCGGCTTTAAGCCCTAATAGACAAATACTAGCTTGTGGCAATATAGGCAATGTCAATAGCATTATTAGACTTTGGCAAGTTAACCAACTGGGTAATTTTAGCCAAGTTCCAGATAAGATATTACAAGGTCATACAGATAGTATTTGGTCAATTGCCTTTAGTCCAGATAGCAAAATCTTAGCGAGTGGTAGTAGCGATAGCACCGTCAAACTTTGGGATTGTGAAACTGGTCAATGTCTCTTCACCTTTGTGGGGCATACTGGTGCAGTTCTTTCTGTTGCCTTTAGTCCCGATGGACGGACAATTGCCAGTTGTAGCGGTCACTCGACAATCAAACTTTGGGATCTTGAAACTGGAGAATGTTACCAAAACATAAAAGAACCGGCAGGTTATATCATTGCTTTTAGTCCCAATGGTCATCTTTTGGCTAGCGCGAATACTATGGGCATCGTCAAACTATGGGACATCAAAACTGGTGAATGTTGTACTACTTTTGGCAGACATGGGCAAGCTGTAATTTCAATTGCCTTTAGTGCCGATGGAGAAACCTTAGCTAGCGGCAGTAAAGATGGTACTGTAAAGCTCTGGGATATGAAAAATGGTGAATGCATCAAAACA